A window of Maioricimonas rarisocia genomic DNA:
AAGGTCTGTCGCAGCACGGTTTTCCAGCATGGCGAGTCCTGCAAGCTGATTGAACGCCCGCAGTTACAGACGTGTGCGGTCGGGAAGCAGCGGTGTCGGACCCGCTTGGAACGCGTGTTGCACCAATCGGTCTTCCCGCATTTGTGCACTTCTGGTTAATATCAACCGTTGCCCCATTCGGGGCGACCAAGTTCCTCAAGGGAGTTGAGGGATGCACGCACCGGCCCGCCACAGACGGCGGCTGCCGAGGGCGTGGCTGGTCACCGTCATCAGTGTGATCAGCTGTTCCGGCCTGGCAGCCTCTGACCGAATTGACGATCGTCCGCCTGACGACGATGTGCGACAGGTCCACCCTCCACCCGACCGCGAAGCGGTTCCCCCGGACCGACCTTCCGACGCTCCTCCCCCGGTGACAATCGAGTCTCCTCCGGAGAATCCTCCAGAGGCCACCGCTGCACCACCACCTCCTCCGGCTGCCGGACTGCCGATCACGCTGGATGGGGAAGCTTCCGAAGAACTGACCGACGCTCTTTTCTCGGAACGGCAACATCTGAACGCCGTTCTGTACCGCGACCGCCGCTCCCGGATCGCGATCAGCCGCACTCTTTCCCGTGGCACCGACGCTTCGACCGTCGAGCTGCTCACGGACCTGCAGGCGGTGCTGGATGCCCCCCACGATTCCTTTGCCTGGGTCAATCAGGATACGGTCCCGCGACCGATCCGCGGCATGATTGACGCTCTGCTGTGCCAGCAGCCGAATGCAGTCCGTGCGTCGTACGAGCGGCGATTCGGAGTGGAAGCGGCACAACTGCTGAAAGAGGCACGCCGCGACGACTCGGCCGCTGCCCTTTCGGGCGTGCTGCGAAAGTACCGTCGGACCCGGGCCGGCCTGACCGCATTGGCGGAAGCGGCCGCCCTGGCTCAGGATCGCGGCCAGTTCGCCGAAGCCGCCCGCCTGCGTGCGGCCTTGCTGCGTGATCCGCTGTACCGACGTCTCGCTCCTGCCGCCGGGCAGAACGTCTCGCACGACGGCAGGCTTCTGCAGGCTCATCAGACGGACGCTCACGCCACCGAGGGCATTCGCCAAGCGTCGTTGAACACCACACCGGTCGCTTCCAGCAGCGACGTTCGATCACAGTCGATTCTGCAGACCCGTTCGATGCCCGAGTGGCTGTACGCCTTCGGCAATTCGTCCGGTCTGGGCGGGCAGTCCGGCTCGCCGCCGTATCCGGTGCCGGTCTGGGCCCGTTCGTTTGTCGGCGACGATTCGCCCTCGGCCGCTGGCGAGAGCCCGCTGGCGGACGAGCATGCCGGCTGGGTCGAGCAGCGACGGTCCTCCCGTCAGCCGACGGGGGTCGCCATCTATCCGATCGTATCCGGGGAAACATTGCTCTACCGCGATTACCACGGAGTAACGGCGGTCGACGTGACGACGGGGCGTCACCTGTGGACGTACACCTGTCACCATTCGTTCGCGGGCGAAGTGGAAGCGTCCGGGGCGACCTCAACGACGAAGGCTTCCGGTTCGAACAGCCTCCGCTACGAGCACGAGTTCGCCGGGAATTCGGCCTGCGGAGTGCTGACGGCCGACCGGCATCATGCGTACACGGTCGACTGGGATGCGGCCGCCGCGACCCGTTCTGCGACTTCGGGAGAGCCGCCGGTCCATTCCCGTCTGCTGGCGCTGCCACTGCAGACGTCGGAAGGGGAAGTGCAACCGGCGTGGACCGCGGGCGGGGACACCGGACCACTCAGCGGGCACGTCTTCCTCGGCCCACCCCTGCCTGTGCGAGGCAGCCTGTTCTGCATGACCGAACATGTCGGGCAGCTGCATCTGGCGTCGCTTGATCCTGAAGATGGTTCTGTCCGCTGGTTGCAGCCGCTGGCGATCGTGGACCGGCCAATTCACGAAGACGAATACCGCCGTCGTGCCGTCTGCATGCCGTCATCCGACGGCGGCGTCATTGTCTGTCCGACACTGCTCGGCGCGGTGGTAGGAGTCGACGCGTGGACCGGCGATCTGTTGTGGACCCGCTTGTGCGTCGACGACGCCGTGCGCTCTTCTGTCGGCCGTCGGCCGGCCCGCCGTATTACCGAGCATGCCGATGCGACATTGCCGTCGGTGCCGGTCGTGCAGCACGGGCGGGTCGTCTACCTGCCGCCGTCGTCCGATCAACTGTTCTGCCTGGATCTGGGCAGTGGCAAGCCGCTGTGGGATGCCGATCGCGATACGGCCCACTTCGTGGCGACCGTGCGGAATGGCGTCGTCCTGCTCGTGGGACGTCGTCACTGTATCGGTCGGGCCCTTGCGGATGGTCGGCTGCTGTGGAAGACGAAAGTGGGGCATCCGGCCGGGCGCGGTGTGGTCTCCGACGGGCATTACCTGCTCCCGCTGAGTGACGGAACCCTCGCGTCACTGCGGATCGCCGATGGAGGCCTTTCGACGTCGCTGATGCCCAGCGTGCAGCGGGCCCATTCCGATCAACCGGGACGGATCGGCAACCTGGCCGCGATCGACGATGGTGTCGTCTCGGTGACTCCGGAAGGCGTGCAGTTGTTCCTGCCGTCCGCCCGGCTGCAGACCCGTCTCGAAATCGAGATCGCGGCTGATCCGGACGATCTGGGGCTGCGAATCCAGGCTGCCGAGGTCGCGATGGTGCTGGGCGAGACCGACACGGCCCGGGGGCACCTCGAAGCCGTTCTCGCGTCGTCGTCGGACGAAGCGGCCCGAAAGAGCGTTCCGCTGTTGCGGGATCTGCTCTACTACGAGTTGCTCGCGCACCGGGGCCCCGCAGCCGGCGTGCTGCAGCGTCTGGCCGAGCTCGCCGATTCGCCTCGTGAAGAGGCCCGACTGCTGACCGTCCGGTTGCGGGTCGAACTGGGACGCGCGCACTACGAAGCAGCTCTGGGAACGGCCATGCGGCTCAGGCAGCTGGACTACAACGGGCTGGTTCCCCTCGACCTGTATGGCGAGCATCTGGTCGCTCCGTCCGCTGTGTCGACCTCCGGACTGATGCGGATGCTTGCGGGGATGTCACGGACTGAACAGCAACTGTATGGCCCGCGTCTGCTGGCCTTCGTTGGCAAAAGCGACACGTCAGTGCCGGGGCGGCAGGAACAGCAGCGGACCACCGCGATCTCGGTTGGGGCGACACACGTTACCGCGGCCGGCGAGTTCCACAGCGGCGGTCTGCAGGAAGCCGGGCGCGGAGCGGCCGCACTCGACCTGCGACCGCACACGGTAGGATTCAGACCACGAACCGGCGACGCGCGGACCGTGCCGGTCATGCTTGCTGCGACATTCGGCGAGTTCGGCATGGCGACGGCTGGGAATCAACCCGTCGCGATGGACGAACGTCAGGGCTGGAACGCTGACAGCACGCTCACTGTCGGTGCCGGAGCCGTCGCGGCATTCCGGAACGGCGAACCGTGGGCCGATGTCGAGATTCGTCAGTTGCCGATCGAGGCATCTCCCGCGACTCCCCAGCGGGCAGGGGACTTTCTGCAGGAGCTGCGCGACCATCGTGAATGCACACCCTCAACGCGTGCTCCGTACCGGCTGTTCGATCTGGGAACGTCGCAGGGACACAAGTCGCTGCTGTTCATCGACCGTCGGACCGCGAATGTCTTACAGACCGTGCGGGTTCCTCTGCCGAGCTGGTCGGGCAACCAGTCGCGGCTGCGTTCGTGCGGTCGGTTGCTGCTGATGTCCGGACAGCAGGCGACGGCCGTCAGCGTCGACAGTCCGGAACCGCTGTGGACCTGGCAGCCGGAGACCGATGGCGAGACGCACGACGTCCGGCTGGGACCGGTCTGCGAATCGGTCTGCGTGGCGCAGTCCGGTTCGGTACTGGCGGCACTGGATCCGCAAACGGGGCGTGTGTTGTGGCAGCGTTTCGATGTCGACGCCGATGCGGGACTGTTCGCCAACGAGCGGAGTGGCGTCTTCGGCGATGAGAATCTGCTGGTTGTCTTCGAAGCCGATCAGAAGAGCTATACCCTGCTGGAAACCGCGACCGGCGCGGTGCTGCGACAGGGACAGCTGGCGATTGGACCGCACGATGTGCGGCGGCCCCGTCGGGTCATCGGCCGGCGTCTCGTCTATGCAACGCGCGTCGAGAACGGACTGCGGTGGAGAGTCTGGGATCCGAAGAGTGATCGCCTCGAACTGGATCTGTCGGCACATCCGCGGCTGCTCGCCGACCATACCGAGGACGGCTGGCTGGCCTGCCTGGGAACGGAAGGCCGACTTGTCATCTTCGATCTCGCGGCCGGCGAGGTACACACGCAGCTCGATTTTTCGCCCCGGGCGGTTGCCCAGCTCAGCTCGCTGACACTGCTCGAGGATGATGAGCGGTTCTATATCAATCTGGGAGTCAACCGCGGCTATTCGCGATGTGTCAACATGTCGAGCGATCTCAAGTGGCCGCATCACACTCTCAGCGGACACCTGATTGCCGTGGACCGTCAGACAGGAGCCCGTCTGTGGGATTGCGAACTCGAGAACCGCAGCGTGCTCGAGCTGGGTGATCGCGGCGAGCTGCCGTTTCTGGTGACGGTCTGCGCGTTTCGGGATGCCACGTCACGAGCCCCGACCTCGTTGCTGCTGGAACTGATTGATCGACGGACCGGCGATTCGGTGGCGTCGAACGATTCGCTGCAGCGGGTGCCGATCGTCCATGTCAATTCCGACACCGATCATTCGCGGATACAGCTGATCGGGCCGGCAGGAACGATTCAGCTCGAAGGAGTTGCCGGCGCAGGCGATCTGCTGACCGTGGCGGATGTCACTGCCGAAGAGGCCGCCGGTCAGACCGACCTGACCGAGGACAGTGCGGAATAGTCAGAACAGAACTCATCGCCGAGGTAGAACGCGGAGGAACACCGGGCCGGGATGTCAGGAAGCGTCCCTCTCACCGTCAGTCACCACATGGGTGTGGTCGATGGCGGGTACACGAACTCATGGGAAGGATTGACCATGAACCGTGCAGCAGAAACTGCGACGAGTCGCCGTTCGCACATGGCGGTTGCGTGCGAAGTGGTCCTCGTGACCACAGTTGCGGTGCTCAGCCTGATTGTCTGTCTGGGTGATGTCTCGAGTGGGCACAGTCCGGCACAAGCGGGCGTTGATCAGCTCTCACATCTGTACTCTCTGCTGTTTCCGACTTCGATAGAGCGAACCGGCGTGCGATAGCGCGAACGGCTGGCGGATGGAGAACCCGGATCACCGGCGCCGCTGCCAGTGGCAGGAGCCGGGCGAAGACGCTCCATACCGACCTCTGTCGACACATGGCGGCGGCAGGGCACACGCCGCAGGTCGCCATCGCACCGTTTTGGCGCTTTGAGTAAGATCCAGACACATCCGCGCCATCAGGAACGCCACGCCAACCTCGGGATGTCCTCCGTGAGCTCCTACGAAACTGCCGAGCACTATTTTCACCGCGCCGCCGACGTCATGGGGCTGTCGTCGAACATGCGGACGCTGCTGCTCACCCCGCTGCGCGAAGTCAAAGTGCAGGTCGCCCTGGAGCTCGACGACGGGCAGATCGGCACCTTCATCGGATATCGCATCCAGCACGATCAGGCCCGCGGCCCCATGAAGGGGGGGCTGCGGTTTCACCCCGACGTCGACGAAGGGGAAGTGCTGGCGCTGGCGACGCTGATGACCTGGAAGACCGCCCTGGTGAACATTCCCTACGGCGGAGCCAAAGGGGGCATCTCGATCGATCCCCGCAAGCTCAGCCAGGGGGAGATGGAACGGATCACCCGCAAGTTCATCGACCAGATCCACGATGTGATCGGGCCCGACAAGGACATCCCCGCTCCCGACATGGGAACCAATGCCCAGGTGATGGCCTGGATCGCCAACCAGTACGAGAAGTTTCACGGCTTCAACCCCGCCTGTGTCACCGGCAAGCCGGTCGAACTGCACGGAGCCCAGGGACGTGAAGAAGCGACCGGACGCGGCGTGGCGATTCTGACCCGTTCATTCCTGACACGGCTGAAGCATGACGTCGCCGGGGCCACCATCGCCATTCAGGGGTTCGGCAACGTCGGCAGCTACGCCGCCCGTTTTCTGCACGAGATGGGGGCCAAGATCGTCGCCGTCTCGGACGCCTTCGGGGCCGTCTACAACGCCGAGGGGCTCGACATCCCGGCCGTGGCCCGACACGCGGCTGAAACCGGGCGGGTCTCGGCGATCGGCGGGGCCAGCGAGATCACCAACGAGGAACTGCTGACTGCGGACGTCGATGTCCTCATTCCGGCAGCAATCGGAGGTGTCCTGACAAAAGAGAACGCCCGCCACATCCGTGCGAAGTACATTGTGGAAGCGGCGAACAATCCAACCGAGCCGGAAGCGGACGACATCTTCGAAGAACGGGACATTCTCGTCCTGCCGGATGTTCTGGCCAATACCGGTGGTGTCACGGTGAGTTACTTCGAATGGGTGCAGAACCGGCAGCACTTCCGCTGGGAACTCTCGCGGGTTCGCGAGGAACTGGACAAGATCCTCGATGAGAGCTTTGACCGCGTGTGGAAGGTTGCCACGGACAAGGGGGTGCCTCTGCGTGTCGCCGCGTATATCCTTGGTATAGGACGCGTCGGTCGCGCAACGGTCCTCGGAGGCATTTAGGACAACGTTGTCCGGTCAGAGTCAGGTGATGGGAGGGGGCTGGTGTTCCGGACGGACGCAGCACATTGTTGACGACGTCCTGTTCGATGCCAGAACAGAAACGCGAAGTGCCATATCCCGGCCTCCAGTGGCCACCGTTCACGTGAGCCAGACGAATTGTCAGGGCCATTCCGGTACGCGAGACCGGCATCGTGCCGTCTTGCCCGTCCCGTTACTTCCGCATCAGGGTTCCGGATGCTCCAGAATAACAACAATCCTTCGCAGGTCGCCCAGTGTGCGGTGCTGCAGGACATGAACGAGGCGGAACTCGAAGCGTTCTTCGGTCACGTCGAGTTTCGCTGTTTCGAAGCTGGTGAAACGATCCTCGAGGAGGGGAAGTCTTCCCAGTACCTGTGGATCATTGCGACCGGAAAGTGCCAGATCATCAAGAACTGCGGCGATGGCGTGTCGAATACGCTCGCCGTGCTCGAACCGGGAGGTGTCTTCGGAGAAATGTCGTTCTTCGAAGAGGCTCCCCACTCGGCGAGCGTCAACGCATTGACCGACACCGAGACGATGCTGCTCTCGAGGGCCGGCTACGACGAACTCATCGAGAGTCACCCGTCCGTCGCCTACAAGATCGCCTCGCGAATCGTCGGGCTGGTTGCGTCGCGGCTGCGGCAGATGGACGAATGGACCTGCCGGCTGGTCGATCAGCAGGATAGCGAAGAGCGCTATGCCGAGTGGCAGGACTTCCGCAACAAGCTCTACTCGGAATGGTCGTTCTGACGATCAGGCGCGGGCCGTCCGGCAGGGAACCGGTTCCGACGATTCCCTGCCGACACGCTCCCTCTGACCGGTCGGCCGTCCGCGGACTGCAGCGGTGACAGTCCAGCGGCCCTGGCGTTTCAGCAACTCAGCGGCGACGACGCCGGCGCCCACCCCGTCGCGAGCCACGACGCTGTCCGCCGGATTCTCCTTCCGACTCCGAATCTGAATCGGATTCGCTGGTTCGTGCCGCGGCACGACTCTTACGACGCGGATTGACCAGGTAGCCGATCGCTTCTTCCCACGTCGGGATGTTCTTGTAGCGACGTTCTTCGGGAGCCTCGTCGGTTTCGTCGTCGCGTTCGGCATCGGCATCGGCATCGGCATCGGCATCGGCATCGGCATCGGCATCGGCATCGGACTCTGCGGCGGCGGGCCGTGACTCCTCGTCCTCGTCCGACTCGCTGCGACGGCGTGATCCACGACGTTCACCTCGACGGGAACCGCCACGCGTGCGGCGGCGGCGGCGCGGCCGGCCACTCGATTCCTCCTCGGAAGAATCCAGGCCTTCGCCGAAACTGTCGTCGTCGTCGTCCGAAGTCTCTTCCCGCTCCGCGGCGACTTCCGGCTCTTCGTCGAATGAGGTCTCGTCTTCGGTCAGGTCGCTGGTTTCGGACTCTTCCGAAACGGTCTCCTCCGTCTCCTCTTCGCGGCGGCGTCCGCGACGACGGCGACGACCACCACGCGACCGTTCGCGACGCCTGCGACGGGGACGTGATTCCTCGTCCGTCTCCTCACCCGTCTCGGTGGTATCGGCGGTCGTCTCTGCAGCTTCGTCGTCCGTGGCCCATTCGTCTGCCAGGCCAACGCCGAAATCGTCATCGCTCAGGTCGTCATCGTCGTCGACCGGGCGGCGTGATGCTTTGGGACAATCCCGCTTTTCGGGACGGGACTCCTCGCGACGGGATTCGCCACGCGGCGATTCCTCGCGGCGAGAACGCTTCTTCGGAGCCTCATCTTCCCGCGACTCGTCTTTTTTCTCGGAGCGGCTTTCGGTCCGTTCCTCGCGCCGGGGACGTGACGGCTCATCTTCGCCCGAGCGGTCCCGACGGCGTCCGCCACGACCGCGACGGGAGTCCCCACGGCCGGATTCCTCGCGACGGCGACGTCCACCACCCCCACCACCACGGCGGTCACGGCTTCCGCGGTCGCCACCGGAGGACTTCCGTTCGGATTCTTCGTCGTCCCAGTTCCAGTCTTCCAGCGCACTCCAGTATTCGTCGTCGCTGTCGTCGTCTTCGCCTTCGCTCTCGTCGTCCGAGATCGCTTCGACGTCTTCGTCCTCGTCCGTCTCGGTTTCGACTTCGTCCGCAGGAGCGGGAGCCGACGCGGCGGCGGGCTGCTTCGACTTCGGCGTCTCCTCGACGTCTTCATCGTCGATCAGGCCGAAATCGTCGGCATCATCGTCCTCGTCGCTGGCGACAGGACGGGCCTTGGCGGTCGCTTCGCGCGGAGCGGGCGTCGGCCTGGCAGCCGGTTCCGGTTTTGGTTCCGGTTTTGGTTCGGGAGCCGGCGCTGCCGCGGCAGGAGCCGTGACGTCCTCGTCGTCCTCGTCATCGTCGAAATCGTCAAAGTCGATTCCGAAGCCGAAATCGAAATCATCGTCGTCGTCGGGGCGCGGCGACGAGGTGGCTCGCACGGGGGCGGCGGGCTCGTCTGCGGGCGCGGCCGGAGCTTCCGGCTTCGACGTTTCTTCTGTACTCGTCACGGGTTCCGGTTCGCTTGGGGTGACCGCTTCGGTCTCCGCCGCCGGGACGTCCGGGAGATCATCCAGCCCGAAATCATCCAGGTCGAGCGGCTCACCGAGCGTGTCCTGGGTCGAGAAATCAATTCCGAACAGATCCTCGGCTACGGATTCGAGGTCTTCTTCGTTCGGATCGGATGGAGACAGTGGATTGCTGGTCATAAGCGCAGAAACTATCTCGTCATCGGCGGATTTGCAACAGATCCCCCGCCGCTCACGCGGACGGTCGGAGTGTGCGGGATCAGGTCGGCCGGGACAGATGCACCAGCTCGAAAGGTTCAATCATCGGACATCGGCCCTCGTTTCGACACTACGAGCGTGTCAGTCTGGCGGCAAGTGGCTAAATTGGAGGTCGGTGCCGCCACGTTCTCGAGTCGAATGCCGTTGTCGCGACGGAAGGTTAGATGGCCGATCCCCCGCCCCAGTCCGAGCACCCGTCCCCGGTCCGCAGTTCCCCCTCCCTGCAGGGAGAGCGGGTCGCCTTCACCGGGACGCTGGCGTCGATGACCCATGCCAAAGCAGCCGAACTCGTTGCCGAGCACGGAGGTACGTCGACGGATCACGTCAGTCGGCAGACGACCATGCTCGTCGTCGGTGAAGAAGGCTGGCCGCTCGACGATGATGGCCAGCCCTCACTGAAGATCCGCCAGGCCGAACGATGGATCGAAGAGGGGGCGCCGCTGCGGATCATCAACGAATCCGACTGGCTCCACCTGCTGGGGCTCACGGAACGTTGTGACGAAATCCACCGGCTGTACACGCCGGCAATGCTCAGCAGTCTGCTCGGGATTTCGGTCCATCTCGTGCGGACGTGGGAGCGGTGTGGTCTGATTCGCCCGGTTCGAAAGACCTACCGGCTTCCGTATTTTGATTTTGCGGAAGTCAATTGCGTCCGCCGACTGAACGAACTGCTCGATGCAGGCGTCAGTCGCCGCGAACTGGAGTCGAGTCTGCGGAGTCTGCCGTCGGTCCGGCGGGGGGACGAGCGTCCCCTCGAGCAGCTCGACCTGCTGGTCCGCAACTCGCACATCGTGGTTCGGGATGACCACGGGCTGATTGTGCCGACCAGCGGCCAGCGGCTCCTGGACTTTTCGATTCCGGATGAGTCCGAGCCAGCGGAAGTCCCTTCTCCCGAGTCCGAAGCCCGCCCGCCTTCGGTCCGTTTTCGCCCGGCCGAACCGGAACACGAAACCTGGTCAAGCGGCGACTGGTTTTCGCAGGGATGCCTGCTGTCGGAGTGCGGCGAACTCAAGGCCGCCTGCGAAGCGTTCCGGCTCTGTCTGATGACCGACGCCCAGAATGCCGAGGCTCATTTCCGCCTGGCCGAATGCCTGTACCGGCTCGATAACGTGCCGGGAGCGCTGGAGCGGTACCACGCGGCGGTCGAGAACGACCACGGCTACCTCGAAGCGTGGACGCAGATCGGATCCCTGCATCGCGAGCTGGGGGAACTCGATGCCGCGGTCGATGCGTTCGACATCGCCCTGGACATTCACCCCGATTACCCCGACGCACACTTCCAGAAGGCGGAGACGCTGGCCGAACTGGGGCGCATGGACGAAGCCGCGCCGCACTGGCTGCGGTATCTCGACTACGACGTGCGGGGGCCGTGGGCCGACGTCGCCCGGCAGCGGCTGCAGGACGTGCCCGCCGATGTCGCCGGTCTCAGCCGCCCGTGATCCAGCGGTACGTGATGTACGTCGACAGACCCATCACGATCACGGTGTAGAAGAAGAACAGCGAGAGCATCTTGCAGATTGCCTTGCCGGCTTCGACATCCTCATCGTCGAACTGCTTCAGCTCGGTCCGGTTGAACAGCGGTTCCGGCTGGGCAGGAGGCTCGGCGACAGCGGTCTGATCGGACTCGGCAGTCGTTGCTTCAGTCATGGCGGCAGTCACTTCAACTGTCACATTGGGGTGAGACCAGGGCGTCTTCGACGATTCTGCCTCAAAAGGCGTTCACTGTCGAGGCTGAACGTGTCATCGACGGCACCACACAACACGAAAGCCCACGGCTTGTGTGACCCGTGGGCTTGTCGTGTGGCTTTCGTCTGTCAGCTCACTTCGCTTTCGCGATCGCCCGCTGAATCGCGGCACCCATGTCGGCGGGGCTTTCGGCCACTTCGACGCCGACCGCTTCGAGGGCGGCCACTTTCTCGGCGGCCGTTCCACTGCCACCCGAGATGATCGCGCCGGCATGTCCCATCCGCTTGCCGGGAGGGGCTGTCTTGCCGGCGATGAACGCCGCGACCGGCTTGGTGACGTGATCGCGGATGTACTCCGCGGCCCGGATTTCGGCATCGCCACCGATCTCGCCGATCATCAGCATCGCCTCGGTCCCGTCGTCCTGCTGGAACAGTTCGAGCAGGTCGATGTAGGTGGTGCCGATGATCGGATCACCGCCGATGCCGATTGCCGTCGACTGGCCCAGGCCGATGTTGCTCAACTGCCAGACGGCTTCGTAGGTCAGCGTGCCGCTCTTGCTGATCAGGCCGACGTTGCCCGGCGTGTGGATATAGCCCGGCATGATGCCGATCTTGGCGACGCCCGGCGTGATGATGCCGGGACAGTTCGGGCCGATCAGCCGCGTTTCGGGGTAGTCCATCAGGAACCGCTTGACCTTCGCCATGTCGAGGACGGGGATGCCCTCGGTGATGGCCACGATCAGCTTCATGCCGGCGTCGGCCGATTCCATGATGGCGTCGGCGGCGAACGGGGGCGGCACGAAGATCATCGAGGTGTTGGCGCCGGTCTGCTCGGCCGCTTCACGCACCGAGTTGAAGACCGGGAAGCCGTCCACTTCTGTTCCGCCTTTGCCCGGCGTCACTCCACCGACGAGGACCGGCTCGCTGCGGCCGCATTCCTCGCTGGCGTACTTGCGACACTGCTGGGAGTGGAACAGGCCGGCATTGCCGGTGATCCCCTGCGTAATGATCCGGGTATTGCTGTCAACGAGAATGCTCATCGTCTCGCTTCTTTATCTGGTGAACGTGTGCGATCGCGTGTGGCGGGGTGGTCTCAGGCGTTGAGCGTTCCCACGACTTTCTGGGCGGCATCGGTCAGGTCGGTGGCCGTCGTGATCTGCTTGCCCGAATCGGCCAGCATCTGCCGGGCCTTCTCGACGTTGGTTCCTTCCAGCCGCACGACCAGCGGCAGCGTGATGCCGATGTTGTCGTAGGCACCCAGCAGCGCTTCAACAATCGTGTCGCACTTCATGATGCCGCCGAAGATGTTCACCAGGATCGCCTTGACGTTGGGATCGGCGAGGATGATCCGGAACGCTTCGGTCACCTGATCGACATTGGCTCCGCCGCCGACGTCCAAAAAGTTGGCCGGCTCGCCACCATGCAGCTTGATCAGGTCCATGGTGCTCATGGCCAGCCCGGCTCCGTTGACCAGGCAGCCGATGTTGCCGTCCAGTTTCACGTAGCTCAGGCCGGCTTCCTGGGCCTGGATTTCGTTCGGCTCTTCTTCGGCCAGGTCGCGGAGTTCGAGGAAATCCTTGTGACGGAACATGGCGTTCTCGTCAAAGGAGACCTTCGCATCCAGAGCCAGCAGCGCCCCGTCGCCGGTGATGATCAGCGGGTTGATCTCCGCCATGCTGCAGTCGCTGTCGACGAAGAAGCGGCAGATCTTCGGCAGGAAGGTGGCTGCCGACTTCATCGCGGCCTTGTCGAAGCCGAGTGCGTTGCCCAGCTTGCGGACCTGGTACGGCTGCAGGCCGATCGCCGGGTCGAAATGCTCGCGAATGATCTTCTCGGGCGATTCTTCGGCAATCTCTTCGATCGCCATGCCCCCCTCGGAGGACATGATGACGACCGGCTTGCCGACCTCGCGGTCGACGACGACGCCCAGGTACAGCTCGCGGGCGATGTCCAGGCCCTGCTCGACATAGAGCGTGCTGACCTGTTTGCCTTCGTCGCCGGTCTGAATCGTTACCAGCGTCGAGTCGAGCATGCGGGCGGCATTCTCGCGGGCTTCCTCGGCCGACTTCACCAGCACCACGCCGGCCTGATCGGGATGCTCTTTGAAGCGGCCTTTGCCGCGTCCACCGGCGTGGATCTGCGATTTCACCACGGCGACTTTGGTGCCGAGGGTTTCGTACGCGGCGGCGGCTTCGTCGGCTGTTTTGGCCACGATGCCTTTGGGGATCGGAACTCCTGCCGCTGCAAACAGTTGCTTCGCCTGGTATTCGTGAATCTTCATGCGGCCGACCTGTTTCTGACGCTGTCCCGTGAGCGCTGCGGGAAGATGCGGAATTTCGCGGCCATGATAGCGAGCGGCC
This region includes:
- the sucC gene encoding ADP-forming succinate--CoA ligase subunit beta; this translates as MKIHEYQAKQLFAAAGVPIPKGIVAKTADEAAAAYETLGTKVAVVKSQIHAGGRGKGRFKEHPDQAGVVLVKSAEEARENAARMLDSTLVTIQTGDEGKQVSTLYVEQGLDIARELYLGVVVDREVGKPVVIMSSEGGMAIEEIAEESPEKIIREHFDPAIGLQPYQVRKLGNALGFDKAAMKSAATFLPKICRFFVDSDCSMAEINPLIITGDGALLALDAKVSFDENAMFRHKDFLELRDLAEEEPNEIQAQEAGLSYVKLDGNIGCLVNGAGLAMSTMDLIKLHGGEPANFLDVGGGANVDQVTEAFRIILADPNVKAILVNIFGGIMKCDTIVEALLGAYDNIGITLPLVVRLEGTNVEKARQMLADSGKQITTATDLTDAAQKVVGTLNA
- a CDS encoding tetratricopeptide repeat protein, giving the protein MADPPPQSEHPSPVRSSPSLQGERVAFTGTLASMTHAKAAELVAEHGGTSTDHVSRQTTMLVVGEEGWPLDDDGQPSLKIRQAERWIEEGAPLRIINESDWLHLLGLTERCDEIHRLYTPAMLSSLLGISVHLVRTWERCGLIRPVRKTYRLPYFDFAEVNCVRRLNELLDAGVSRRELESSLRSLPSVRRGDERPLEQLDLLVRNSHIVVRDDHGLIVPTSGQRLLDFSIPDESEPAEVPSPESEARPPSVRFRPAEPEHETWSSGDWFSQGCLLSECGELKAACEAFRLCLMTDAQNAEAHFRLAECLYRLDNVPGALERYHAAVENDHGYLEAWTQIGSLHRELGELDAAVDAFDIALDIHPDYPDAHFQKAETLAELGRMDEAAPHWLRYLDYDVRGPWADVARQRLQDVPADVAGLSRP
- the sucD gene encoding succinate--CoA ligase subunit alpha, encoding MSILVDSNTRIITQGITGNAGLFHSQQCRKYASEECGRSEPVLVGGVTPGKGGTEVDGFPVFNSVREAAEQTGANTSMIFVPPPFAADAIMESADAGMKLIVAITEGIPVLDMAKVKRFLMDYPETRLIGPNCPGIITPGVAKIGIMPGYIHTPGNVGLISKSGTLTYEAVWQLSNIGLGQSTAIGIGGDPIIGTTYIDLLELFQQDDGTEAMLMIGEIGGDAEIRAAEYIRDHVTKPVAAFIAGKTAPPGKRMGHAGAIISGGSGTAAEKVAALEAVGVEVAESPADMGAAIQRAIAKAK